AAAGCCGAGTTCGAGATCAACCCTATTACCGGGAATCTATGAAAATTCTCCGAGCGCATCCAGGTGAGCTGACATAATCTGACATAATCTGTAGTATCAATTGATATAGAATTCCTTATCGACAGGTGCGATCACGTTGCTTGGGGAACCGATTAAGGATATGGGTTTCGATTTTGGAGAGCAGAGTAAAAAGTATAATGACGGCAAGATTGATGGGTTTTCCGTCGCGGTCAAAGGAACTAATCAACGTGGGAAACTGCATTTCTGGGCGGAGCACAAAGAAGACAAGTGGAACATAACTCGGGCAGAGTTGGAACTGGATAGCGAACCAGATCGGAGGTTACTCATAC
The Toxorhynchites rutilus septentrionalis strain SRP chromosome 2, ASM2978413v1, whole genome shotgun sequence genome window above contains:
- the LOC129770583 gene encoding uncharacterized protein LOC129770583; the protein is MVAIKTLGKTAIYIAIGGITATMFMKLKLESRVRDQPYYRESMKILRAHPGAITLLGEPIKDMGFDFGEQSKKYNDGKIDGFSVAVKGTNQRGKLHFWAEHKEDKWNITRAELELDSEPDRRLLIQKI